A region from the Felis catus isolate Fca126 chromosome F1, F.catus_Fca126_mat1.0, whole genome shotgun sequence genome encodes:
- the EIF2D gene encoding eukaryotic translation initiation factor 2D isoform X9, which produces MSTAEMLTSGLKGRGFSVLHTYQDHLWRSGDKSSPPSLAPLALDPPDLSEEKESVQADPALQGDLRRLTLEGEEENGEVQRMCGEKSLSEASEDPSVRGLNPDPTDSKTLQEQMDELVQRCFLHALKCQVRKADLPLLTSTFLGSHMLSCCPEGRQLDIKKSSYKKLSKFLQHMQQEQIIQVKELSKGVESIVAVDWKHPRITSFVIAEPSPTSQTIQEGSREQPYHPPDIKSLYCVPASMTLLFQESGHKKGSILEGGEVRTIIINYVKRNDLVDADNKNLVKLDPILCDCILEKNEQHTIMKLPWDSLLTRSKLKIMYIRSLQTTAHEPDLTRYLYFLEYSHTHLFICLEKLQPVYQVTFPGQEPIVKKGRICPIDITLAQRASNKKVTVVRNLEAYGLDPCSVAAILQQRCQASATVTPAPGAKDSLQVQIQGNQVHHLSRLLLEEYQLPRKHIQGLEKAPKPGKKK; this is translated from the exons ATGTCCACAGCCGAGATGCTCACTTCAGGCTTGAAGGGAAGGGGCTTCTCTGTGCTCCACACCTACCAGGACCACTTATG GCGATCTGGAGACAAGTCTTCTCCACCGTCCCTTGCTCCACTGGCCCTGGATCCCCCAGATCTCAGTGAAGAGAAGGAGTCTGTCCAGGCAGACCCCGCCCTGCAGGGAGACCTGAGGCGCCTGAccctggagggagaggaggagaatggGGAGGTTCAGCGGATGTGTGGGGAGAAGTCCCTATCAGAAGCCTCGGAAGACCCCAGTGTCAGGGGCCTGAACCCAGACCCCACAGACAGCAAGACCCTTCAAG AACAAATGGATGAACTGGTACAGCGATGCTTCTTGCATGCTTTAAAATGCCAAGTCAGAAAAGCTGACCTCCCTTTACTCACCAGCACGTTCCTTGGCAGCCACATGTTGTCCTGCTG CCCTGAAGGACGACAGCTGGACATCAAGAAGTCCAGCTACAAAAAG CTCTCTAAGTTCCTGCAGCACATGCAGCAGGAGCAGATTATACAGGTGAAGGAGCTGAGCAAAGGGGTGGAGAGCATTGTGGCTGTGGACTGGAAGCACCCGAG GATCACATCTTTCGTCATAGCCGAGCCCTCCCCGACCTCCCAGACTATCCAGGAGGGTAGCAGGGAACAGCCCTATCACCCTCCAGATATAAAATCCCTCTACTGTGTCCCAGCCAGCATGACTCTGCTCTTCCAGGAGTCTGGCCACAA GAAGGGGAGCATTCTCGAGGGCGGTGAGGTCCGGACGATCATCATCAACTATGTCAAGAGAAATGACCTCGTTGATGCGGACAACAAAAA tCTCGTGAAATTGGATCCCATCCTATGTGACTGCATCTTAGAGAAAAACGAACAGCACACAATCATGAAGCTTCCATGGGACAGTCTCCTGACCAG ATCAAAACTGAAAATTATGTACATCAGGAGTTTGCAAACTACAGCCCATGAGCCAGATCTGACCCGCTAcctgtattttttggaatacagccacacccatttgtttat ATGTTTGGAAAAATTGCAGCCTGTGTATCAAGTGACTTTTCCAGGACAAGAGCCCATTGTGAAGAAAGGCAGAATCTGCCCAATTGACATCACCCTAGCACAGAGAGCATctaataaaaag GTGACTGTGGTCCGGAACTTGGAGGCCTATGGCCTGGACCCGTGTTCAGTGGCCGCCATCCTCCAGCAGCGATGCCAGGCTAGTGCGACCGTCACACCTGCCCCTGGGGCCAAGGACAGCCTGCAGGTCCAGATCCAGGGAAACCAGGTCCATCACCTCAGCCGCCTGTTGCTTG
- the EIF2D gene encoding eukaryotic translation initiation factor 2D isoform X7: MLPGLVVPPAGLPQVQKGDLCAIALLGNRAPVAVGVAAMSTAEMLTSGLKGRGFSVLHTYQDHLWRSGDKSSPPSLAPLALDPPDLSEEKESVQADPALQGDLRRLTLEGEEENGEVQRMCGEKSLSEASEDPSVRGLNPDPTDSKTLQEQMDELVQRCFLHALKCQVRKADLPLLTSTFLGSHMLSCCPEGRQLDIKKSSYKKLSKFLQHMQQEQIIQVKELSKGVESIVAVDWKHPRITSFVIAEPSPTSQTIQEGSREQPYHPPDIKSLYCVPASMTLLFQESGHKKGSILEGGEVRTIIINYVKRNDLVDADNKNLVKLDPILCDCILEKNEQHTIMKLPWDSLLTRSKLKIMYIRSLQTTAHEPDLTRYLYFLEYSHTHLFICLEKLQPVYQVTFPGQEPIVKKGRICPIDITLAQRASNKKVTVVRNLEAYGLDPCSVAAILQQRCQASATVTPAPGAKDSLQVQIQGNQVHHLSRLLLEEYQLPRKHIQGLEKAPKPGKKK; encoded by the exons ATGCTGCCAGGACTCGTGGTGCCCCCTGCTGGTCTGCCTCAGGTACAGAAGGGTGACCTCTGTGCCATTGCCTTGCTGGGGAACAG aGCCCCTGTTGCCGTCGGAGTTGCTGCCATGTCCACAGCCGAGATGCTCACTTCAGGCTTGAAGGGAAGGGGCTTCTCTGTGCTCCACACCTACCAGGACCACTTATG GCGATCTGGAGACAAGTCTTCTCCACCGTCCCTTGCTCCACTGGCCCTGGATCCCCCAGATCTCAGTGAAGAGAAGGAGTCTGTCCAGGCAGACCCCGCCCTGCAGGGAGACCTGAGGCGCCTGAccctggagggagaggaggagaatggGGAGGTTCAGCGGATGTGTGGGGAGAAGTCCCTATCAGAAGCCTCGGAAGACCCCAGTGTCAGGGGCCTGAACCCAGACCCCACAGACAGCAAGACCCTTCAAG AACAAATGGATGAACTGGTACAGCGATGCTTCTTGCATGCTTTAAAATGCCAAGTCAGAAAAGCTGACCTCCCTTTACTCACCAGCACGTTCCTTGGCAGCCACATGTTGTCCTGCTG CCCTGAAGGACGACAGCTGGACATCAAGAAGTCCAGCTACAAAAAG CTCTCTAAGTTCCTGCAGCACATGCAGCAGGAGCAGATTATACAGGTGAAGGAGCTGAGCAAAGGGGTGGAGAGCATTGTGGCTGTGGACTGGAAGCACCCGAG GATCACATCTTTCGTCATAGCCGAGCCCTCCCCGACCTCCCAGACTATCCAGGAGGGTAGCAGGGAACAGCCCTATCACCCTCCAGATATAAAATCCCTCTACTGTGTCCCAGCCAGCATGACTCTGCTCTTCCAGGAGTCTGGCCACAA GAAGGGGAGCATTCTCGAGGGCGGTGAGGTCCGGACGATCATCATCAACTATGTCAAGAGAAATGACCTCGTTGATGCGGACAACAAAAA tCTCGTGAAATTGGATCCCATCCTATGTGACTGCATCTTAGAGAAAAACGAACAGCACACAATCATGAAGCTTCCATGGGACAGTCTCCTGACCAG ATCAAAACTGAAAATTATGTACATCAGGAGTTTGCAAACTACAGCCCATGAGCCAGATCTGACCCGCTAcctgtattttttggaatacagccacacccatttgtttat ATGTTTGGAAAAATTGCAGCCTGTGTATCAAGTGACTTTTCCAGGACAAGAGCCCATTGTGAAGAAAGGCAGAATCTGCCCAATTGACATCACCCTAGCACAGAGAGCATctaataaaaag GTGACTGTGGTCCGGAACTTGGAGGCCTATGGCCTGGACCCGTGTTCAGTGGCCGCCATCCTCCAGCAGCGATGCCAGGCTAGTGCGACCGTCACACCTGCCCCTGGGGCCAAGGACAGCCTGCAGGTCCAGATCCAGGGAAACCAGGTCCATCACCTCAGCCGCCTGTTGCTTG
- the EIF2D gene encoding eukaryotic translation initiation factor 2D isoform X6 yields MFAKAFRVKSNTAIKGSDRRKLRADVMAAFPTLGTDQVSVLVPGKEELNIVKLYAHRGDAVTVYVSGGNPILFEVEKTLYPTDLMLPGLVVPPAGLPQVQKGDLCAIALLGNRRSGDKSSPPSLAPLALDPPDLSEEKESVQADPALQGDLRRLTLEGEEENGEVQRMCGEKSLSEASEDPSVRGLNPDPTDSKTLQEQMDELVQRCFLHALKCQVRKADLPLLTSTFLGSHMLSCCPEGRQLDIKKSSYKKLSKFLQHMQQEQIIQVKELSKGVESIVAVDWKHPRITSFVIAEPSPTSQTIQEGSREQPYHPPDIKSLYCVPASMTLLFQESGHKKGSILEGGEVRTIIINYVKRNDLVDADNKNLVKLDPILCDCILEKNEQHTIMKLPWDSLLTRSKLKIMYIRSLQTTAHEPDLTRYLYFLEYSHTHLFICLEKLQPVYQVTFPGQEPIVKKGRICPIDITLAQRASNKKVTVVRNLEAYGLDPCSVAAILQQRCQASATVTPAPGAKDSLQVQIQGNQVHHLSRLLLEEYQLPRKHIQGLEKAPKPGKKK; encoded by the exons GAGAAAGCTTCGGGCTGATGTGATGGCTGCTTTCCCCACTCTAGGAACAGATCAGGTCTCTGTGTTGGTACCTGGAAAGGAGGAGCTCAACATTGTGAAACTGTATGCTCACAGAGGGGATGCAGTGACTGTGTACGTGAGCGGTGGTAACCCCATCCTGTTCGAAGTGGAGAAAACTCTGTATCCGACAG ATTTGATGCTGCCAGGACTCGTGGTGCCCCCTGCTGGTCTGCCTCAGGTACAGAAGGGTGACCTCTGTGCCATTGCCTTGCTGGGGAACAG GCGATCTGGAGACAAGTCTTCTCCACCGTCCCTTGCTCCACTGGCCCTGGATCCCCCAGATCTCAGTGAAGAGAAGGAGTCTGTCCAGGCAGACCCCGCCCTGCAGGGAGACCTGAGGCGCCTGAccctggagggagaggaggagaatggGGAGGTTCAGCGGATGTGTGGGGAGAAGTCCCTATCAGAAGCCTCGGAAGACCCCAGTGTCAGGGGCCTGAACCCAGACCCCACAGACAGCAAGACCCTTCAAG AACAAATGGATGAACTGGTACAGCGATGCTTCTTGCATGCTTTAAAATGCCAAGTCAGAAAAGCTGACCTCCCTTTACTCACCAGCACGTTCCTTGGCAGCCACATGTTGTCCTGCTG CCCTGAAGGACGACAGCTGGACATCAAGAAGTCCAGCTACAAAAAG CTCTCTAAGTTCCTGCAGCACATGCAGCAGGAGCAGATTATACAGGTGAAGGAGCTGAGCAAAGGGGTGGAGAGCATTGTGGCTGTGGACTGGAAGCACCCGAG GATCACATCTTTCGTCATAGCCGAGCCCTCCCCGACCTCCCAGACTATCCAGGAGGGTAGCAGGGAACAGCCCTATCACCCTCCAGATATAAAATCCCTCTACTGTGTCCCAGCCAGCATGACTCTGCTCTTCCAGGAGTCTGGCCACAA GAAGGGGAGCATTCTCGAGGGCGGTGAGGTCCGGACGATCATCATCAACTATGTCAAGAGAAATGACCTCGTTGATGCGGACAACAAAAA tCTCGTGAAATTGGATCCCATCCTATGTGACTGCATCTTAGAGAAAAACGAACAGCACACAATCATGAAGCTTCCATGGGACAGTCTCCTGACCAG ATCAAAACTGAAAATTATGTACATCAGGAGTTTGCAAACTACAGCCCATGAGCCAGATCTGACCCGCTAcctgtattttttggaatacagccacacccatttgtttat ATGTTTGGAAAAATTGCAGCCTGTGTATCAAGTGACTTTTCCAGGACAAGAGCCCATTGTGAAGAAAGGCAGAATCTGCCCAATTGACATCACCCTAGCACAGAGAGCATctaataaaaag GTGACTGTGGTCCGGAACTTGGAGGCCTATGGCCTGGACCCGTGTTCAGTGGCCGCCATCCTCCAGCAGCGATGCCAGGCTAGTGCGACCGTCACACCTGCCCCTGGGGCCAAGGACAGCCTGCAGGTCCAGATCCAGGGAAACCAGGTCCATCACCTCAGCCGCCTGTTGCTTG
- the EIF2D gene encoding eukaryotic translation initiation factor 2D isoform X8, whose protein sequence is MFQPCGYPFSAYNGLRAPVAVGVAAMSTAEMLTSGLKGRGFSVLHTYQDHLWRSGDKSSPPSLAPLALDPPDLSEEKESVQADPALQGDLRRLTLEGEEENGEVQRMCGEKSLSEASEDPSVRGLNPDPTDSKTLQEQMDELVQRCFLHALKCQVRKADLPLLTSTFLGSHMLSCCPEGRQLDIKKSSYKKLSKFLQHMQQEQIIQVKELSKGVESIVAVDWKHPRITSFVIAEPSPTSQTIQEGSREQPYHPPDIKSLYCVPASMTLLFQESGHKKGSILEGGEVRTIIINYVKRNDLVDADNKNLVKLDPILCDCILEKNEQHTIMKLPWDSLLTRSKLKIMYIRSLQTTAHEPDLTRYLYFLEYSHTHLFICLEKLQPVYQVTFPGQEPIVKKGRICPIDITLAQRASNKKVTVVRNLEAYGLDPCSVAAILQQRCQASATVTPAPGAKDSLQVQIQGNQVHHLSRLLLEEYQLPRKHIQGLEKAPKPGKKK, encoded by the exons ATGTTTCAGCCATGTGGATATCCGTTTTCAGCATACAATGGACTAAG aGCCCCTGTTGCCGTCGGAGTTGCTGCCATGTCCACAGCCGAGATGCTCACTTCAGGCTTGAAGGGAAGGGGCTTCTCTGTGCTCCACACCTACCAGGACCACTTATG GCGATCTGGAGACAAGTCTTCTCCACCGTCCCTTGCTCCACTGGCCCTGGATCCCCCAGATCTCAGTGAAGAGAAGGAGTCTGTCCAGGCAGACCCCGCCCTGCAGGGAGACCTGAGGCGCCTGAccctggagggagaggaggagaatggGGAGGTTCAGCGGATGTGTGGGGAGAAGTCCCTATCAGAAGCCTCGGAAGACCCCAGTGTCAGGGGCCTGAACCCAGACCCCACAGACAGCAAGACCCTTCAAG AACAAATGGATGAACTGGTACAGCGATGCTTCTTGCATGCTTTAAAATGCCAAGTCAGAAAAGCTGACCTCCCTTTACTCACCAGCACGTTCCTTGGCAGCCACATGTTGTCCTGCTG CCCTGAAGGACGACAGCTGGACATCAAGAAGTCCAGCTACAAAAAG CTCTCTAAGTTCCTGCAGCACATGCAGCAGGAGCAGATTATACAGGTGAAGGAGCTGAGCAAAGGGGTGGAGAGCATTGTGGCTGTGGACTGGAAGCACCCGAG GATCACATCTTTCGTCATAGCCGAGCCCTCCCCGACCTCCCAGACTATCCAGGAGGGTAGCAGGGAACAGCCCTATCACCCTCCAGATATAAAATCCCTCTACTGTGTCCCAGCCAGCATGACTCTGCTCTTCCAGGAGTCTGGCCACAA GAAGGGGAGCATTCTCGAGGGCGGTGAGGTCCGGACGATCATCATCAACTATGTCAAGAGAAATGACCTCGTTGATGCGGACAACAAAAA tCTCGTGAAATTGGATCCCATCCTATGTGACTGCATCTTAGAGAAAAACGAACAGCACACAATCATGAAGCTTCCATGGGACAGTCTCCTGACCAG ATCAAAACTGAAAATTATGTACATCAGGAGTTTGCAAACTACAGCCCATGAGCCAGATCTGACCCGCTAcctgtattttttggaatacagccacacccatttgtttat ATGTTTGGAAAAATTGCAGCCTGTGTATCAAGTGACTTTTCCAGGACAAGAGCCCATTGTGAAGAAAGGCAGAATCTGCCCAATTGACATCACCCTAGCACAGAGAGCATctaataaaaag GTGACTGTGGTCCGGAACTTGGAGGCCTATGGCCTGGACCCGTGTTCAGTGGCCGCCATCCTCCAGCAGCGATGCCAGGCTAGTGCGACCGTCACACCTGCCCCTGGGGCCAAGGACAGCCTGCAGGTCCAGATCCAGGGAAACCAGGTCCATCACCTCAGCCGCCTGTTGCTTG
- the EIF2D gene encoding eukaryotic translation initiation factor 2D isoform X4: MFAKAFRVKSNTAIKGSDRRKLRADVMAAFPTLGTDQVSVLVPGKEELNIVKLYAHRGDAVTVYVSGGNPILFEVEKTLYPTVYTLWSYPDLLPAFTTWPPVLEKLVGGADLMLPGLVVPPAGLPQVQKGDLCAIALLGNRRSGDKSSPPSLAPLALDPPDLSEEKESVQADPALQGDLRRLTLEGEEENGEVQRMCGEKSLSEASEDPSVRGLNPDPTDSKTLQEQMDELVQRCFLHALKCQVRKADLPLLTSTFLGSHMLSCCPEGRQLDIKKSSYKKLSKFLQHMQQEQIIQVKELSKGVESIVAVDWKHPRITSFVIAEPSPTSQTIQEGSREQPYHPPDIKSLYCVPASMTLLFQESGHKKGSILEGGEVRTIIINYVKRNDLVDADNKNLVKLDPILCDCILEKNEQHTIMKLPWDSLLTRSKLKIMYIRSLQTTAHEPDLTRYLYFLEYSHTHLFICLEKLQPVYQVTFPGQEPIVKKGRICPIDITLAQRASNKKVTVVRNLEAYGLDPCSVAAILQQRCQASATVTPAPGAKDSLQVQIQGNQVHHLSRLLLEEYQLPRKHIQGLEKAPKPGKKK; encoded by the exons GAGAAAGCTTCGGGCTGATGTGATGGCTGCTTTCCCCACTCTAGGAACAGATCAGGTCTCTGTGTTGGTACCTGGAAAGGAGGAGCTCAACATTGTGAAACTGTATGCTCACAGAGGGGATGCAGTGACTGTGTACGTGAGCGGTGGTAACCCCATCCTGTTCGAAGTGGAGAAAACTCTGTATCCGACAG TGTATACCTTGTGGTCCTATCCTGACCTTCTCCCAGCTTTCACGACGTGGCCTCCGGTGCTTGAAAAACTGGTGGGGGGAGCAG ATTTGATGCTGCCAGGACTCGTGGTGCCCCCTGCTGGTCTGCCTCAGGTACAGAAGGGTGACCTCTGTGCCATTGCCTTGCTGGGGAACAG GCGATCTGGAGACAAGTCTTCTCCACCGTCCCTTGCTCCACTGGCCCTGGATCCCCCAGATCTCAGTGAAGAGAAGGAGTCTGTCCAGGCAGACCCCGCCCTGCAGGGAGACCTGAGGCGCCTGAccctggagggagaggaggagaatggGGAGGTTCAGCGGATGTGTGGGGAGAAGTCCCTATCAGAAGCCTCGGAAGACCCCAGTGTCAGGGGCCTGAACCCAGACCCCACAGACAGCAAGACCCTTCAAG AACAAATGGATGAACTGGTACAGCGATGCTTCTTGCATGCTTTAAAATGCCAAGTCAGAAAAGCTGACCTCCCTTTACTCACCAGCACGTTCCTTGGCAGCCACATGTTGTCCTGCTG CCCTGAAGGACGACAGCTGGACATCAAGAAGTCCAGCTACAAAAAG CTCTCTAAGTTCCTGCAGCACATGCAGCAGGAGCAGATTATACAGGTGAAGGAGCTGAGCAAAGGGGTGGAGAGCATTGTGGCTGTGGACTGGAAGCACCCGAG GATCACATCTTTCGTCATAGCCGAGCCCTCCCCGACCTCCCAGACTATCCAGGAGGGTAGCAGGGAACAGCCCTATCACCCTCCAGATATAAAATCCCTCTACTGTGTCCCAGCCAGCATGACTCTGCTCTTCCAGGAGTCTGGCCACAA GAAGGGGAGCATTCTCGAGGGCGGTGAGGTCCGGACGATCATCATCAACTATGTCAAGAGAAATGACCTCGTTGATGCGGACAACAAAAA tCTCGTGAAATTGGATCCCATCCTATGTGACTGCATCTTAGAGAAAAACGAACAGCACACAATCATGAAGCTTCCATGGGACAGTCTCCTGACCAG ATCAAAACTGAAAATTATGTACATCAGGAGTTTGCAAACTACAGCCCATGAGCCAGATCTGACCCGCTAcctgtattttttggaatacagccacacccatttgtttat ATGTTTGGAAAAATTGCAGCCTGTGTATCAAGTGACTTTTCCAGGACAAGAGCCCATTGTGAAGAAAGGCAGAATCTGCCCAATTGACATCACCCTAGCACAGAGAGCATctaataaaaag GTGACTGTGGTCCGGAACTTGGAGGCCTATGGCCTGGACCCGTGTTCAGTGGCCGCCATCCTCCAGCAGCGATGCCAGGCTAGTGCGACCGTCACACCTGCCCCTGGGGCCAAGGACAGCCTGCAGGTCCAGATCCAGGGAAACCAGGTCCATCACCTCAGCCGCCTGTTGCTTG
- the EIF2D gene encoding eukaryotic translation initiation factor 2D isoform X5, whose protein sequence is MFAKAFRVKSNTAIKGSDRRKLRADVMAAFPTLGTDQVSVLVPGKEELNIVKLYAHRGDAVTVYVSGGNPILFEVEKTLYPTVYTLWSYPDLLPAFTTWPPVLEKLVGGADLMLPGLVVPPAGLPQVQKGDLCAIALLGNRAPVAVGVAAMSTAEMLTSGLKGRGFSVLHTYQDHLWRSGDKSSPPSLAPLALDPPDLSEEKESVQADPALQGDLRRLTLEGEEENGEVQRMCGEKSLSEASEDPSVRGLNPDPTDSKTLQEQMDELVQRCFLHALKCQVRKADLPLLTSTFLGSHMLSCCPEGRQLDIKKSSYKKLSKFLQHMQQEQIIQVKELSKGVESIVAVDWKHPRKGSILEGGEVRTIIINYVKRNDLVDADNKNLVKLDPILCDCILEKNEQHTIMKLPWDSLLTRSKLKIMYIRSLQTTAHEPDLTRYLYFLEYSHTHLFICLEKLQPVYQVTFPGQEPIVKKGRICPIDITLAQRASNKKVTVVRNLEAYGLDPCSVAAILQQRCQASATVTPAPGAKDSLQVQIQGNQVHHLSRLLLEEYQLPRKHIQGLEKAPKPGKKK, encoded by the exons GAGAAAGCTTCGGGCTGATGTGATGGCTGCTTTCCCCACTCTAGGAACAGATCAGGTCTCTGTGTTGGTACCTGGAAAGGAGGAGCTCAACATTGTGAAACTGTATGCTCACAGAGGGGATGCAGTGACTGTGTACGTGAGCGGTGGTAACCCCATCCTGTTCGAAGTGGAGAAAACTCTGTATCCGACAG TGTATACCTTGTGGTCCTATCCTGACCTTCTCCCAGCTTTCACGACGTGGCCTCCGGTGCTTGAAAAACTGGTGGGGGGAGCAG ATTTGATGCTGCCAGGACTCGTGGTGCCCCCTGCTGGTCTGCCTCAGGTACAGAAGGGTGACCTCTGTGCCATTGCCTTGCTGGGGAACAG aGCCCCTGTTGCCGTCGGAGTTGCTGCCATGTCCACAGCCGAGATGCTCACTTCAGGCTTGAAGGGAAGGGGCTTCTCTGTGCTCCACACCTACCAGGACCACTTATG GCGATCTGGAGACAAGTCTTCTCCACCGTCCCTTGCTCCACTGGCCCTGGATCCCCCAGATCTCAGTGAAGAGAAGGAGTCTGTCCAGGCAGACCCCGCCCTGCAGGGAGACCTGAGGCGCCTGAccctggagggagaggaggagaatggGGAGGTTCAGCGGATGTGTGGGGAGAAGTCCCTATCAGAAGCCTCGGAAGACCCCAGTGTCAGGGGCCTGAACCCAGACCCCACAGACAGCAAGACCCTTCAAG AACAAATGGATGAACTGGTACAGCGATGCTTCTTGCATGCTTTAAAATGCCAAGTCAGAAAAGCTGACCTCCCTTTACTCACCAGCACGTTCCTTGGCAGCCACATGTTGTCCTGCTG CCCTGAAGGACGACAGCTGGACATCAAGAAGTCCAGCTACAAAAAG CTCTCTAAGTTCCTGCAGCACATGCAGCAGGAGCAGATTATACAGGTGAAGGAGCTGAGCAAAGGGGTGGAGAGCATTGTGGCTGTGGACTGGAAGCACCCGAG GAAGGGGAGCATTCTCGAGGGCGGTGAGGTCCGGACGATCATCATCAACTATGTCAAGAGAAATGACCTCGTTGATGCGGACAACAAAAA tCTCGTGAAATTGGATCCCATCCTATGTGACTGCATCTTAGAGAAAAACGAACAGCACACAATCATGAAGCTTCCATGGGACAGTCTCCTGACCAG ATCAAAACTGAAAATTATGTACATCAGGAGTTTGCAAACTACAGCCCATGAGCCAGATCTGACCCGCTAcctgtattttttggaatacagccacacccatttgtttat ATGTTTGGAAAAATTGCAGCCTGTGTATCAAGTGACTTTTCCAGGACAAGAGCCCATTGTGAAGAAAGGCAGAATCTGCCCAATTGACATCACCCTAGCACAGAGAGCATctaataaaaag GTGACTGTGGTCCGGAACTTGGAGGCCTATGGCCTGGACCCGTGTTCAGTGGCCGCCATCCTCCAGCAGCGATGCCAGGCTAGTGCGACCGTCACACCTGCCCCTGGGGCCAAGGACAGCCTGCAGGTCCAGATCCAGGGAAACCAGGTCCATCACCTCAGCCGCCTGTTGCTTG